In a single window of the Streptomyces sp. HUAS ZL42 genome:
- a CDS encoding hydroxymethylglutaryl-CoA lyase, with the protein MTLPMVVPARDLPARVRIHEVGARDGLQNEKSAVPTEIKAQFVRRLADAGLTTIEATSFVHPKWVPQLADAEQLFPLVSDLPVALPVLVPNERGLDRALSLGARRVAVFASATESFAKANLNRTVDEALAMFEPVVARARAEQVHVRGYLSMCFGDPWEGPVPIPQVVRVCKALLDMGCDELSLGDTIGVATPGHVLDLLTALNGRRIPTAALGVHFHDTYGQALANTLAALQHGVTTVDASAGGLGGCPYARSATGNLATEDLVWMLQGLGIDTGVDLGRLVATSVWMAEQLGRPSPSRTVRALSHQDSEAYEANEEH; encoded by the coding sequence ATGACGCTCCCCATGGTCGTACCGGCCCGGGATCTGCCCGCGCGCGTGCGGATCCACGAGGTCGGCGCGCGTGACGGCCTGCAGAACGAGAAGTCGGCCGTACCGACCGAAATCAAGGCGCAGTTCGTCCGACGCCTCGCCGACGCGGGCCTGACGACGATCGAGGCGACCAGCTTCGTCCACCCGAAGTGGGTGCCCCAACTCGCGGACGCCGAGCAGCTGTTCCCGCTCGTGAGCGACCTCCCGGTGGCCCTGCCCGTCCTCGTGCCCAACGAGCGGGGCCTGGACCGTGCCCTGTCGCTCGGGGCGCGGCGCGTCGCCGTCTTCGCCAGCGCCACCGAGTCCTTCGCGAAGGCCAACCTCAACCGCACGGTGGACGAGGCGCTGGCGATGTTCGAGCCGGTGGTGGCCAGGGCGAGGGCGGAGCAGGTGCACGTCCGCGGCTACCTTTCCATGTGCTTCGGCGACCCTTGGGAGGGGCCGGTGCCGATCCCCCAGGTCGTCCGGGTCTGCAAGGCCCTTCTCGACATGGGCTGCGACGAACTGAGCCTGGGCGACACCATCGGGGTGGCGACCCCGGGGCACGTCCTCGATCTCCTGACGGCGCTCAACGGCCGGCGGATCCCCACCGCCGCCCTGGGCGTGCACTTCCACGACACGTACGGCCAGGCCCTCGCCAACACCCTGGCCGCGCTCCAGCACGGCGTCACCACGGTCGACGCCTCCGCGGGCGGCCTCGGCGGCTGCCCGTACGCCAGGTCCGCCACCGGCAACCTCGCCACCGAAGACCTCGTGTGGATGCTTCAGGGTCTCGGCATCGACACCGGAGTCGACCTCGGCCGCCTCGTCGCCACGAGCGTGTGGATGGCCGAACAACTGGGCCGACCCAGCCCGTCCCGCACCGTCCGAGCCCTGTCCCACCAGGACAGCGAGGCCTACGAGGCCAACGAGGAGCACTGA
- a CDS encoding biotin carboxylase N-terminal domain-containing protein: MFDTVLVANRGEIAVRVIRTLRSMGVRSVAVFSDADADARHVREADTAVRIGPAPAAQSYLSAERLLDAAARTGAQAVHPGYGFLAENAGFARACADAGLVFVGPPADAISLMGDKIRAKETVRAAGVPVVPGSSGSGLTDGQLADAAREIGMPVLFKPSAGGGGKGMRLVRDPQRLSDEIAAARREARASFGDDTLLVERWIDRPRHIEIQVLADGLGNVVHLGERECSLQRRHQKIIEEAPSVLLDEGTRAAMGEAAVQAARSCGYRGAGTVEFIVPGGDPSSYYFMEMNTRLQVEHPVTELITGLDLVEWQLRVAAGEQLPYKQEDITFTGHAVEARVCAEDPSRGFLPSGGTVLRLREPQGHGIRTDSGLSEGTEVGSLYDPMLSKVIAYGPDRATALRKLRAALAETVTLGVQTNAGFLRRLLAHPAVVAGELDTGLVEREVDSLVPGEVPHEVYAAAALLRRAAAGPAQGSGWVDPFSVPDGWRLGGERAWTEHHLRVAGHDPITVRVRSTPDGAVEVLPDGAETPLRGYGGRPPGPGAEARFTFHLDGAAHTFAALPEGTWLGRDGDAWHVRDHDPVAASLGRAAHSGADSLTAPMPGTVTVVKVAVGDEVAAGQSLLVVEAMKMEHVISAPHAGTVTELDVAPGTTVAMDQVLAVITPAEIAPGEEEK, encoded by the coding sequence ATGTTCGACACAGTGCTCGTGGCCAACCGGGGCGAGATCGCGGTGCGCGTCATCCGTACGTTGCGGTCGATGGGCGTGCGCTCGGTCGCCGTCTTCTCCGACGCCGACGCCGACGCCCGGCACGTCCGCGAGGCCGACACGGCCGTACGGATCGGTCCGGCCCCGGCGGCGCAAAGCTATCTGTCGGCCGAGCGGCTCCTCGACGCGGCCGCGCGGACCGGCGCGCAGGCCGTCCACCCCGGGTACGGCTTCCTCGCGGAGAACGCCGGCTTCGCGCGCGCGTGCGCCGACGCCGGGCTGGTCTTCGTCGGGCCGCCGGCGGACGCGATCTCCCTCATGGGCGACAAGATCCGGGCCAAGGAGACCGTGCGGGCGGCCGGGGTGCCGGTGGTGCCCGGGTCGAGCGGCAGTGGACTGACGGACGGCCAACTCGCCGACGCAGCCCGCGAGATCGGCATGCCCGTGCTGTTCAAGCCGTCCGCGGGTGGTGGCGGCAAGGGCATGCGGCTGGTCAGGGACCCTCAGAGGCTGTCCGACGAGATCGCGGCCGCCCGTCGTGAGGCCCGCGCCTCCTTCGGCGACGACACGCTCCTCGTCGAGCGGTGGATCGACCGGCCCCGCCACATCGAGATCCAGGTCCTGGCGGACGGCCTCGGAAACGTCGTTCACCTGGGCGAGCGCGAATGCTCCCTGCAGCGCCGGCACCAGAAGATCATCGAGGAGGCGCCGAGCGTGCTCCTCGACGAGGGGACCCGGGCCGCTATGGGCGAGGCGGCCGTGCAGGCGGCCCGCTCCTGCGGTTACCGGGGCGCGGGCACGGTGGAGTTCATCGTCCCCGGCGGCGACCCCTCCTCGTACTACTTCATGGAGATGAACACCCGTCTCCAGGTGGAGCACCCGGTCACCGAACTCATCACCGGCCTGGATCTGGTGGAGTGGCAGCTGCGGGTGGCGGCGGGCGAGCAACTGCCGTACAAGCAGGAGGACATCACTTTCACCGGCCATGCCGTCGAGGCCCGCGTCTGCGCCGAGGACCCTTCGCGCGGCTTCCTCCCGTCGGGCGGCACGGTGCTCCGGCTGCGCGAACCCCAGGGCCACGGCATCCGCACCGACTCCGGGCTCAGCGAGGGCACGGAGGTCGGCAGCCTGTACGACCCGATGCTGTCCAAGGTGATCGCGTACGGCCCGGACCGGGCGACCGCGCTGCGCAAGCTCCGGGCGGCCCTCGCGGAGACGGTCACGCTGGGCGTGCAGACGAACGCCGGGTTCCTGCGGCGGCTGCTGGCGCATCCCGCGGTCGTGGCGGGCGAGTTGGACACGGGCCTGGTGGAACGGGAGGTCGACTCCCTGGTCCCGGGCGAGGTGCCGCACGAGGTCTACGCCGCGGCGGCGCTGCTGCGCCGGGCCGCCGCCGGCCCGGCGCAGGGCTCCGGTTGGGTCGACCCGTTCTCCGTTCCGGACGGCTGGCGCCTGGGCGGCGAACGGGCCTGGACGGAACACCATCTGCGGGTGGCAGGGCATGACCCGATCACCGTCCGCGTGCGCAGCACGCCGGACGGCGCGGTCGAGGTGCTGCCCGACGGCGCGGAGACGCCCCTGCGGGGGTACGGGGGCCGGCCCCCGGGCCCGGGAGCGGAGGCACGGTTCACCTTCCACCTCGACGGCGCCGCCCACACCTTCGCCGCCCTGCCGGAGGGCACCTGGCTGGGCCGCGACGGCGACGCCTGGCACGTGCGCGACCACGACCCGGTCGCCGCGTCGCTCGGCCGGGCCGCGCACTCCGGTGCCGACTCGCTCACCGCCCCCATGCCCGGCACGGTCACCGTCGTGAAGGTCGCCGTCGGCGACGAGGTGGCCGCCGGTCAGAGCCTGCTGGTCGTGGAGGCGATGAAGATGGAGCACGTCATCTCCGCCCCGCACGCCGGCACGGTCACCGAACTGGACGTGGCACCGGGCACGACGGTCGCCATGGACCAGGTGCTGGCGGTCATCACCCCGGCGGAGATCGCCCCGGGAGAGGAGGAGAAATGA
- a CDS encoding acyl-CoA thioesterase, with amino-acid sequence MSQALQGLLDLLDLEQIEENIFRGQSRSAVVPRVFGGQVAAQALVAAGRTVPADRHAHSLHAYFLRMGDPGAPIVYNVERIRDGRSFTTRRAVAVQHGRPIFTLSASFQTYEEGLDHQAPMPPAPDPETVPTSQERLRGYDHLDPVIVERFLEARQAVDLRYVDEPPYGKFGEPREPHSQVWFRTNGKLADDPLLHVVLATYVSDMTLLDSVLLAHGRGGWAVGDVVGASLDHAMWFHRPFRADEWLLYDQESPSAYGGRGLGQARIYTQDGRLAISVIQEGVVRVPQERPETG; translated from the coding sequence ATGAGCCAGGCACTTCAGGGTCTCCTCGATCTGCTCGACCTCGAGCAGATCGAGGAGAACATCTTCCGCGGTCAGTCCCGGTCCGCCGTCGTCCCCCGCGTCTTCGGCGGACAGGTGGCGGCACAGGCGCTGGTCGCCGCGGGGCGTACGGTCCCCGCGGACCGGCACGCCCACTCCCTGCACGCGTACTTCCTTCGCATGGGTGACCCGGGCGCGCCCATCGTCTACAACGTCGAACGCATCCGCGACGGCCGCTCCTTCACCACCCGCAGGGCGGTCGCGGTCCAGCACGGCCGGCCGATCTTCACGCTGTCGGCGTCCTTCCAGACGTACGAGGAAGGCCTCGACCACCAGGCCCCCATGCCGCCCGCCCCCGACCCGGAGACCGTCCCCACCAGCCAGGAACGCCTGCGCGGTTACGACCATCTCGACCCCGTGATCGTCGAGAGGTTCCTGGAGGCCCGCCAGGCGGTCGACCTGCGCTACGTCGACGAGCCGCCGTACGGGAAGTTCGGCGAGCCCCGCGAGCCGCACTCCCAGGTGTGGTTCCGCACCAACGGCAAGCTCGCCGACGACCCCTTGCTGCACGTCGTCCTCGCCACGTACGTCTCCGACATGACCCTCCTCGACTCGGTCCTCCTCGCGCACGGCCGCGGCGGCTGGGCGGTCGGTGACGTGGTCGGGGCCTCGCTGGACCACGCCATGTGGTTCCACCGCCCGTTCCGCGCCGACGAATGGCTCCTGTACGACCAGGAGTCCCCGTCGGCGTACGGCGGCCGCGGCCTCGGCCAGGCCCGCATCTACACCCAGGACGGCCGCCTGGCCATCTCGGTGATCCAGGAGGGCGTGGTCCGGGTCCCCCAGGAGCGGCCCGAAACCGGTTGA
- a CDS encoding carboxyl transferase domain-containing protein — MQQAPELTSAADPASEAFRANEEAHRALVEELRGKLAAARLGGGEKARARHTARGKLLPRDRVDTLLDPGSPFLELAPLAADGMYDGQAPAAGVIAGIGRVSGRECVIVANDATVKGGTYYPMTVKKHLRAQEVALENRLPCVYLVDSGGAFLPMQDEVFPDREHFGRIFYNQARMSGAGIPQVAAVLGSCTAGGAYVPAMSDEAVIVRNQGTIFLGGPPLVKAATGEVVTAEELGGGDVHARVSGVTDHLAEDDAHALRIVRNIVATLPARQALPWAVEPSVEPKADPYGLYGAVPVDSRTPYDVREIVARVADGSRFSEFKAEFGQTLVTGFARIHGHPVGIVANNGILFSESAQKGAHFIELCDQRGIPLVFLQNISGFMVGRDYEAGGIAKHGAKMVTAVACTRVPKLTVVVGGSYGAGNYSMCGRAYSPRFLWMWPNAKISVMGGEQAASVLATVKRDQLEARGESWPAEEEEAFKAPVRAQYERQGNAYYATARLWDDGVIDPLETRQVLGLALTACANAPLGEPAFGVFRM; from the coding sequence ATGCAACAGGCACCGGAGCTGACGAGCGCGGCGGACCCCGCGTCGGAGGCCTTTCGGGCCAACGAGGAGGCGCACCGCGCCCTCGTCGAGGAGCTGCGCGGCAAGCTCGCCGCGGCCCGGCTCGGCGGCGGCGAGAAGGCCCGCGCGCGCCACACCGCGCGCGGGAAACTGCTGCCGCGCGACCGCGTGGACACCCTCCTCGACCCGGGCTCGCCCTTCCTAGAGCTGGCCCCCCTCGCCGCCGACGGGATGTACGACGGACAGGCCCCCGCCGCCGGAGTCATCGCCGGGATCGGCCGGGTCAGCGGACGCGAGTGCGTGATCGTCGCCAATGACGCCACCGTCAAGGGCGGGACGTACTACCCGATGACGGTGAAGAAGCACCTGCGCGCGCAGGAGGTGGCCCTCGAGAACCGGCTTCCCTGCGTCTACCTCGTGGACTCCGGGGGCGCCTTCCTGCCCATGCAGGACGAGGTCTTCCCCGACCGCGAGCACTTCGGCCGCATCTTCTACAACCAGGCCCGCATGTCCGGCGCCGGGATCCCCCAGGTCGCGGCCGTCCTCGGATCCTGCACCGCAGGCGGGGCGTACGTCCCCGCCATGAGCGACGAGGCCGTCATCGTCCGCAACCAGGGCACCATCTTCCTCGGCGGCCCCCCGCTGGTGAAGGCCGCCACCGGGGAGGTCGTCACGGCCGAGGAGCTCGGCGGCGGCGACGTCCACGCGCGCGTGTCGGGCGTCACCGACCACCTCGCGGAGGACGACGCCCACGCCCTGCGCATCGTCCGGAACATCGTCGCCACGCTGCCCGCACGCCAGGCGCTGCCCTGGGCGGTGGAGCCCTCCGTCGAACCCAAGGCGGACCCGTACGGGCTGTACGGCGCGGTGCCCGTCGACTCCCGCACCCCCTACGACGTACGCGAGATCGTCGCGCGCGTGGCCGACGGCTCCCGCTTCTCGGAGTTCAAGGCCGAGTTCGGGCAGACCCTGGTCACCGGCTTCGCCCGGATCCACGGTCACCCGGTCGGGATCGTCGCCAACAACGGCATCCTGTTCTCCGAGTCCGCCCAGAAGGGCGCCCACTTCATCGAGCTGTGCGACCAGCGCGGAATCCCGCTGGTGTTCCTCCAGAACATCTCCGGCTTCATGGTCGGCAGGGACTACGAGGCGGGCGGCATCGCCAAGCACGGCGCCAAGATGGTCACGGCCGTGGCCTGCACGCGCGTGCCCAAGCTGACGGTCGTCGTCGGCGGGTCGTACGGCGCCGGCAACTACTCCATGTGCGGCCGGGCCTACTCCCCCCGCTTCCTGTGGATGTGGCCCAACGCCAAGATCTCCGTGATGGGCGGCGAGCAGGCCGCCTCCGTCCTCGCGACCGTCAAGCGCGACCAGCTGGAGGCGCGCGGGGAGTCCTGGCCCGCGGAGGAGGAGGAAGCCTTCAAGGCGCCTGTCCGTGCGCAGTACGAGCGTCAGGGGAACGCTTACTACGCGACGGCCCGCCTCTGGGACGACGGGGTGATCGACCCGCTCGAGACCCGGCAGGTGCTGGGCCTGGCTCTGACCGCGTGCGCGAACGCCCCGCTGGGCGAACCCGCCTTCGGCGTCTTCCGGATGTGA
- a CDS encoding TetR/AcrR family transcriptional regulator: MATRTDAPTRREQILKEAARLFAERGFHGVGVDEIGAAVGISGPGLYRHFAGKDAMLAELLVGISGQLLTGAKRRLQEADGVPAEAVLDSLIEGHIDFALDDRPLITLHDRELDRLRDSDRKLVRQLQRQYVELWVEVVREVYPGLAEPTARSAVHSVFGLLNSTPHLGRPGSLPGRGATAELLHRMARGAFAAAQAD; encoded by the coding sequence ATGGCCACCAGAACCGACGCCCCCACCCGTCGCGAGCAGATCCTCAAGGAGGCCGCGCGGCTGTTCGCCGAACGCGGCTTCCACGGCGTCGGTGTGGACGAGATAGGGGCCGCGGTCGGCATCAGCGGGCCGGGTCTGTACCGCCACTTCGCGGGCAAGGACGCGATGCTCGCGGAGCTGCTGGTGGGGATCAGCGGTCAGCTGCTGACCGGTGCCAAGCGGCGACTGCAGGAGGCCGACGGGGTGCCGGCCGAGGCGGTCCTCGACTCGCTCATCGAGGGGCACATCGACTTCGCGCTCGACGACCGCCCCCTCATCACCCTGCACGACCGCGAGCTGGACCGCCTCCGGGACAGCGACCGCAAGCTCGTGCGCCAGCTGCAGCGGCAGTACGTCGAGCTGTGGGTGGAGGTGGTGCGGGAGGTGTACCCGGGCCTGGCGGAGCCGACGGCGCGGTCTGCGGTGCACTCGGTGTTCGGGCTGCTGAACTCCACGCCACACCTTGGCCGCCCCGGGTCACTGCCGGGGCGCGGGGCGACCGCGGAGCTGCTGCACCGGATGGCGCGGGGGGCGTTCGCGGCGGCGCAGGCGGACTGA
- a CDS encoding acyl-CoA dehydrogenase family protein, whose translation MDYRLSPELEELRRTVEEFAHEVVAPKIGEYYEHHEFPYEIVREMGRMGLFGLPFPEEYGGMGGDYLALGVALEELARVDSSVAITLEAGVSLGAMPIHLFGTEEQKREWLPRLCTGEILGAFGLTEPDGGSDAGATRTTARLDPETNEWVINGTKCFITNSGTDITGLVTVTAVTGRKPDGGPRISAIIVPSGTPGFTVAAPYSKVGWNASDTRELSFDDVRVPAANLLGEEGRGYAQFLRILDEGRIAIAALATGLAQGCLDESVKYAKERHAFGRPIGANQAIQFKIADMEMKAHTARLAWRDAAARLVSGESFKKEAALAKLYSSTIAVDNARDATQIHGGYGFMNEYPVARMWRDSKILEIGEGTSEVQRMLIARELGLVG comes from the coding sequence ATGGACTACCGACTCTCCCCCGAACTGGAAGAACTCCGCCGTACGGTCGAGGAGTTCGCGCACGAGGTCGTGGCGCCGAAGATCGGCGAGTACTACGAGCACCACGAGTTCCCGTACGAGATCGTCCGCGAGATGGGCCGGATGGGCCTGTTCGGGCTGCCGTTCCCGGAGGAGTACGGCGGCATGGGCGGCGACTACCTGGCCCTGGGCGTGGCCCTGGAGGAACTGGCCCGGGTCGACTCCTCGGTGGCGATCACGCTGGAGGCGGGGGTGTCGCTGGGCGCCATGCCGATCCATCTCTTCGGCACCGAGGAGCAGAAGCGCGAGTGGCTTCCGCGGCTGTGCACGGGCGAGATCCTGGGTGCCTTCGGCCTGACGGAGCCGGACGGCGGCAGCGACGCCGGAGCCACCCGGACGACGGCCCGGCTGGACCCGGAGACGAACGAGTGGGTGATCAACGGCACGAAGTGCTTCATCACCAACTCGGGCACGGACATCACAGGGCTGGTGACGGTCACCGCGGTCACGGGCCGCAAGCCCGACGGCGGCCCCCGCATCTCGGCGATCATCGTCCCGTCCGGCACCCCGGGCTTCACGGTGGCCGCCCCTTATTCCAAGGTCGGCTGGAACGCCTCGGACACCCGCGAGCTGTCCTTCGACGACGTGCGGGTTCCGGCGGCCAACCTGCTGGGCGAGGAGGGCCGCGGCTACGCGCAGTTCCTGCGCATCCTGGACGAGGGCCGTATCGCGATCGCCGCGCTGGCCACGGGGCTGGCCCAGGGCTGTCTGGACGAGTCCGTGAAGTACGCGAAGGAACGCCACGCCTTCGGCCGCCCCATCGGCGCCAACCAGGCGATCCAGTTCAAGATCGCCGACATGGAGATGAAGGCCCACACGGCCCGCCTCGCCTGGCGCGACGCGGCCGCCCGCCTGGTGTCCGGCGAGTCCTTCAAGAAGGAGGCGGCCCTGGCGAAGCTGTACTCGTCGACGATCGCGGTCGACAACGCCCGCGACGCCACGCAGATCCACGGCGGCTACGGCTTCATGAACGAGTACCCGGTCGCCCGTATGTGGCGCGACTCCAAGATCCTGGAGATCGGCGAGGGCACGAGCGAGGTCCAGCGGATGCTGATCGCCCGGGAGCTGGGGCTGGTGGGCTGA
- a CDS encoding maleylpyruvate isomerase N-terminal domain-containing protein, whose translation MTETWNWRGGRIRPAFLEAADTVADLLAQPAVAAAWDKPSVLEDFGVSGLAGHVFWQELALPGLLARPVPAEPVVSLREYYLQRVIWLDAGADAPVSARIRQGGEATAADGHAALHARVRDALGRLHTEVAAAPAVRPLRIPSWGDWSLDLDDFLLTRLMELVVHADDLACSVGLPTPRFPERVTAPVVELLARLAVRRHGTVDVVRGLARAERAPASIAGI comes from the coding sequence ATGACCGAGACATGGAACTGGCGCGGCGGGCGGATCCGGCCCGCTTTCCTGGAAGCCGCCGACACCGTCGCCGACCTGCTGGCACAGCCCGCAGTGGCCGCCGCCTGGGACAAGCCGAGTGTGCTCGAGGACTTCGGCGTGAGCGGCCTCGCCGGGCACGTCTTCTGGCAGGAGCTGGCCCTGCCCGGGCTGCTCGCGCGGCCGGTGCCGGCCGAGCCCGTGGTGTCCCTGCGCGAGTACTACCTGCAGCGGGTGATCTGGCTGGACGCCGGTGCCGACGCGCCCGTCAGCGCACGCATCCGGCAGGGCGGCGAGGCCACCGCCGCGGACGGGCACGCGGCGCTGCACGCGCGCGTGCGGGACGCGCTCGGGCGGCTGCACACCGAGGTTGCGGCCGCACCCGCCGTGCGTCCCCTCCGCATCCCCTCCTGGGGCGACTGGTCCCTCGACCTCGACGACTTCCTGCTCACCCGGCTGATGGAACTCGTCGTCCACGCCGACGACCTGGCGTGCAGTGTGGGTCTGCCGACGCCGCGGTTCCCGGAACGGGTGACCGCACCGGTCGTGGAGCTGCTCGCCAGGCTCGCGGTCCGGCGCCACGGCACCGTCGACGTCGTACGGGGGCTCGCCCGCGCGGAACGCGCCCCCGCCTCGATCGCCGGTATCTGA
- a CDS encoding acyl-CoA dehydrogenase family protein — translation MRRTVFNEDHEAFRETLRAFIEAEVVPVYDEWFAAGQAPREFYYKLAELGVFGIRVDEEYGGAGIDSYKFEAVLYEETARAGVTFGGSGVHVLLGLPYIKMLASDEQKKRFLPKFVSGEEMWAIAMTEPGTGSDLAGMKTTAKLSEDGTHYVLNGAKTFITGGVHADRMIVCARTAAPTAEDRRHGISLFVVDTKAEGYSVGRKLDKLGLKTSDTAELAFVDVKVPVEDLLGEENKGFYYLGHNLASERWGIAYGAYAQAKAAIRFTKQYVQDRVVFGQPVAAFQNTKFELAACQAEVDAAEAVADRATEALDAGELTPAEAASAKLFCTEVAHRVIDRCLQLHGGYGFMNEYPIARLYADNRVNRIYGGTSEIMKSIIAKDMGL, via the coding sequence GTGCGCCGTACGGTGTTCAACGAGGATCACGAGGCGTTTCGGGAGACCCTCCGGGCCTTCATCGAGGCCGAGGTCGTTCCCGTCTACGACGAGTGGTTCGCCGCGGGCCAGGCGCCGCGCGAGTTCTACTACAAACTCGCCGAGCTGGGCGTCTTCGGCATACGCGTCGACGAGGAGTACGGCGGCGCCGGCATCGACTCGTACAAGTTCGAGGCCGTGCTCTACGAGGAGACCGCCCGCGCGGGCGTGACCTTCGGCGGCTCCGGCGTGCACGTGCTGCTCGGTCTGCCGTACATCAAGATGCTCGCCAGCGACGAGCAGAAGAAGCGGTTCCTGCCGAAGTTCGTCTCCGGTGAGGAGATGTGGGCGATCGCGATGACCGAGCCGGGCACCGGCTCCGACCTCGCGGGCATGAAGACCACCGCCAAGCTCTCCGAGGACGGCACGCACTACGTCCTCAACGGCGCCAAGACCTTCATCACCGGCGGCGTCCACGCCGACCGCATGATCGTCTGCGCGCGCACCGCCGCGCCCACCGCCGAGGACCGCCGCCACGGCATCTCCCTCTTCGTCGTGGACACCAAGGCCGAGGGCTACTCCGTCGGCCGCAAGCTGGACAAGCTCGGCCTGAAGACCTCCGACACCGCCGAGCTGGCGTTCGTCGACGTCAAGGTGCCCGTCGAGGACCTGCTCGGCGAGGAGAACAAGGGCTTCTACTACCTCGGCCACAACCTCGCCTCCGAGCGCTGGGGCATCGCCTACGGGGCGTACGCGCAGGCCAAGGCGGCCATCCGGTTCACCAAGCAGTACGTCCAGGACCGTGTCGTCTTCGGCCAGCCGGTCGCCGCCTTCCAGAACACCAAGTTCGAGCTGGCCGCCTGCCAGGCCGAGGTGGACGCGGCCGAGGCCGTCGCCGACCGCGCCACGGAGGCCCTCGACGCCGGGGAGCTGACCCCGGCCGAGGCCGCGAGCGCCAAGCTGTTCTGCACCGAGGTCGCCCACCGCGTCATCGACCGCTGCCTCCAGCTGCACGGCGGCTACGGCTTCATGAACGAGTACCCGATCGCCCGCCTGTACGCGGACAACCGCGTCAACCGCATCTACGGCGGCACCAGCGAGATCATGAAGTCGATCATCGCGAAGGACATGGGTCTGTAA
- a CDS encoding phosphatase, whose translation MPIPGTPSRAELVEHLVKTRIAGEVATPRENNLSHYRQLANGVRNFWLGLELGDRWTDEQDVLAVMAERVGVNDDPEYRYGRDTIDPQLTLDGLDRLAGRLRKAADGQQRVLFATGHPGGLLDVHRATAAALRTAGCEIVVIPDGLQTDEGYVMQFADVAVLEHGATLWHTHSGEPMKAVLTALEREGRPLPDLVVADHGWAGYAGQHGIDSVGYADCNDPALFIAEAEGTVQVTVPLDDHVVSPRHYDPMTAYLLAEAGLA comes from the coding sequence ATGCCGATACCCGGGACGCCCAGCCGCGCAGAACTCGTCGAGCACCTCGTGAAGACCCGTATCGCGGGTGAGGTCGCCACCCCGCGCGAGAACAACCTCTCCCACTACCGCCAGCTCGCCAACGGTGTCCGCAACTTCTGGCTCGGCCTGGAGCTCGGCGACCGCTGGACCGACGAGCAGGACGTGCTCGCGGTGATGGCGGAGCGGGTGGGTGTCAACGACGATCCCGAGTACCGGTACGGCCGGGACACCATCGACCCCCAGCTGACCCTCGACGGCCTGGACCGGCTGGCGGGGCGCCTGCGCAAGGCGGCGGACGGGCAGCAGCGCGTCCTGTTCGCGACCGGTCACCCGGGCGGCCTGCTCGACGTCCACCGCGCCACGGCCGCGGCCCTGCGCACGGCGGGCTGCGAGATCGTGGTCATCCCGGACGGACTGCAGACGGACGAGGGCTATGTCATGCAGTTCGCGGACGTGGCGGTCCTGGAGCACGGCGCCACCCTCTGGCACACCCACTCGGGCGAGCCGATGAAGGCCGTCCTCACCGCACTGGAACGCGAGGGCCGGCCCCTGCCCGACCTGGTCGTCGCCGACCACGGCTGGGCGGGCTACGCCGGGCAGCACGGCATCGACTCCGTCGGCTACGCCGACTGCAACGACCCCGCGCTGTTCATCGCGGAGGCCGAGGGGACCGTACAGGTGACGGTCCCGCTCGACGACCATGTGGTCAGCCCGCGCCACTACGACCCGATGACGGCGTACCTGCTGGCGGAGGCCGGGCTCGCATAG